A region from the Corallococcus silvisoli genome encodes:
- a CDS encoding DUF4397 domain-containing protein has translation MGGLRGKTLRIVALTSLGMLALACGSGTVGAPDAPPTQDGPVLVPPTRAQLRLVQAAPGAPAVDVYIAGDPTPVANAVAYGATTPYLTRDAGPITVELRPTGAAPESRPLLSLGVGMEGGTRWTVVAAGGSPPAPTDAALRLLLLRDNPVPADGGQARLRVVNAGTDAPTVDVDLGNDGSVEVASLARFSDSGETALVVPSGSALQVGLRGGGAAPVMTSFTLPALGSGTDTLIVATGLLSQPARAGDGFSLLTAGRDGTLAILRQNPTLYVLNASPDAPPLDLFAGDHPFFRDLTSGALSSPLQVAPGTYVLDLFAATPAEARPAAPPVASITTPTLVPGERYLMVAAGYLTPPGPSAHPFTLLSLTERFADDPANLRLRWVHAASDTPAMDVGPLGSGRRVLPDAPFLNVPFAAATAPDGLPLPSGGAITLGVVPTNEANRAPRTTFSLAPVADTRLFAVATDAPGAEPGSWDLQLLLVDTSRTPWTVSAQAHEP, from the coding sequence ATGGGCGGGTTGCGGGGGAAGACACTGCGGATCGTCGCGCTCACGTCGCTGGGCATGCTCGCGCTCGCGTGTGGGAGCGGCACGGTGGGCGCCCCGGATGCGCCTCCCACGCAGGACGGGCCGGTGCTCGTCCCGCCCACCCGCGCGCAGCTGCGGCTCGTGCAGGCCGCGCCGGGCGCGCCCGCGGTGGACGTCTACATCGCCGGAGACCCCACGCCCGTGGCCAACGCCGTGGCCTATGGCGCCACCACGCCCTACCTCACGCGGGACGCGGGCCCCATCACCGTCGAGCTGCGCCCCACGGGCGCCGCGCCGGAGTCGCGGCCCCTGCTCTCGCTCGGGGTGGGCATGGAGGGCGGGACGCGCTGGACGGTGGTGGCCGCTGGCGGCTCCCCGCCCGCGCCCACCGACGCGGCGCTCCGCCTGCTGCTGCTGCGCGACAACCCCGTGCCCGCGGACGGAGGACAGGCACGCCTGCGCGTCGTCAACGCGGGCACGGACGCGCCCACGGTGGACGTGGACCTGGGCAATGACGGCTCGGTGGAGGTGGCGTCGCTCGCGCGCTTCAGTGATTCGGGGGAGACGGCGCTGGTGGTGCCCTCGGGCTCGGCGCTCCAGGTGGGCCTCCGCGGCGGCGGCGCGGCCCCGGTGATGACGTCGTTCACCCTGCCCGCCCTCGGCTCCGGCACCGACACGCTCATCGTCGCCACCGGCCTCCTGTCCCAACCCGCGCGCGCGGGCGACGGCTTCTCGCTGCTCACCGCCGGCCGCGACGGCACGCTGGCCATCCTGCGGCAGAACCCGACGCTGTATGTGTTGAACGCGTCACCGGACGCCCCGCCGCTGGACCTCTTCGCCGGCGACCACCCGTTCTTCAGGGACCTGACCTCCGGCGCGCTGTCCTCGCCGCTCCAGGTGGCGCCGGGCACCTACGTGCTGGACCTCTTCGCCGCCACGCCCGCGGAAGCGCGGCCCGCGGCCCCGCCGGTGGCCTCCATCACCACGCCCACCCTGGTCCCGGGCGAGCGCTACCTGATGGTCGCCGCGGGCTACCTGACGCCGCCCGGACCTTCCGCGCACCCCTTCACGCTGCTGTCCCTGACGGAGCGCTTCGCGGACGACCCCGCCAACCTGCGACTGCGGTGGGTGCACGCGGCGTCGGACACGCCCGCCATGGACGTGGGCCCGCTGGGCTCCGGGCGCCGCGTGCTGCCGGACGCGCCCTTCCTCAACGTGCCCTTCGCCGCCGCCACCGCGCCGGACGGCCTGCCGCTGCCCTCCGGGGGCGCCATCACCCTGGGCGTGGTGCCCACGAACGAGGCCAACCGCGCGCCGCGCACCACCTTCTCCCTCGCGCCCGTGGCGGACACGCGCCTCTTCGCCGTCGCCACCGACGCGCCCGGCGCCGAGCCCGGGAGCTGGGACCTCCAGCTGCTTCTGGTGGACACCTCTCGCACGCCGTGGACCGTGAGCGCCCAGGCCCACGAGCCCTGA
- a CDS encoding S9 family peptidase, with amino-acid sequence MTLASLPLIVSLLAAQTPAPAPSKPAPAPAAAKAPSAVPGIAPLPGLPNLWTSGVPPVPPALSQRVQQYLESRSAQLLDVSGDGQQVLISTRFGDVNQLHLVEMPLGARTQLTFTKEPINRARFLPGNPQVIFYLQDTGGGEFFQVLKLDRRTGRSELLTDGKSRHEELVVSRDGRWLAYAGTGRNGKDTDVYVAPTADPKQAKRVTEADGSWAPLDFSEDGSKLLVRQFRAADDSDLSVVDLKTNARTQLTPKEGKGSLEAAVFTQDGQGVYVATDRYSDFSQLYRLPLTGTPPASPPSLTKAVRWNVEHLELSPDGRKLAVAVNEEGYGRLYLLDTRTQALSPVETPQGVIAEVRFPPKRSDRVAFSLTSSRVPLDVFTVDLGTKKSTRWTRSEVGGLDPETFVEPELVRYPSTDGVKVPALLYLPKHVKGKVPVVVMFHGGPEGQSRPGFSAQLQLMATELGMAVLLPNVRGSEGYGKAFRAMDDGVKREQSLADIGATLDFVASRPELDASRVGIFGGSYGGYMTLATVAFFPDRVKAAVDVVGISSLPSFLQNTQAYRRDLRRAEYGDERDPAVRKVQERISPLGSVDRIRAALFVQQGANDPRVPQSEAEQIVQAVRKKGSDVWYLLATDEGHGFQKKPNRDMATTTALMFFEKHLLSPSEGQAGGTADGK; translated from the coding sequence ATGACCCTCGCGTCCCTTCCGCTCATCGTGTCCCTGCTCGCGGCCCAGACGCCCGCGCCGGCCCCGTCGAAGCCCGCTCCGGCGCCGGCCGCCGCGAAGGCGCCCTCCGCCGTCCCGGGGATCGCGCCGCTGCCCGGCCTGCCCAACCTGTGGACGAGCGGCGTGCCGCCGGTGCCCCCCGCGCTCTCCCAGCGCGTCCAGCAGTACCTGGAGTCGCGCTCCGCGCAGCTCCTGGACGTGAGCGGAGATGGCCAGCAGGTGCTCATCTCCACGCGCTTCGGGGACGTCAATCAGCTGCACTTGGTGGAGATGCCGCTGGGCGCGCGCACCCAGCTCACCTTCACGAAGGAGCCCATCAACCGGGCGCGCTTCCTGCCGGGCAACCCGCAGGTCATCTTCTATCTCCAGGACACGGGCGGCGGAGAGTTCTTCCAGGTGCTCAAGCTGGACCGGCGCACGGGGCGCTCGGAGCTGCTGACGGACGGCAAGAGCCGGCACGAGGAGCTGGTGGTGTCCCGGGACGGGCGCTGGCTCGCGTACGCGGGCACGGGGCGCAACGGCAAGGACACCGACGTGTACGTGGCGCCCACCGCGGACCCCAAGCAGGCGAAGCGCGTGACGGAGGCCGACGGAAGCTGGGCGCCGCTGGACTTCTCCGAGGACGGCTCGAAGCTGCTGGTGCGCCAGTTCCGCGCGGCGGATGACTCGGACCTGAGCGTGGTGGACCTGAAGACGAACGCGCGCACGCAGCTGACGCCCAAGGAGGGCAAGGGCAGCCTGGAGGCCGCCGTCTTCACGCAGGACGGGCAGGGCGTGTACGTGGCCACGGACCGCTACAGCGACTTCTCGCAGCTGTACCGCCTGCCGTTGACGGGCACGCCCCCGGCGTCCCCGCCGTCGCTGACGAAGGCGGTGCGCTGGAACGTGGAGCACCTGGAGCTGTCGCCGGACGGGCGCAAGCTGGCGGTGGCCGTCAACGAGGAGGGCTACGGCCGGCTGTACCTGCTGGACACGCGCACGCAGGCCCTGTCGCCGGTGGAGACGCCGCAGGGGGTCATCGCGGAGGTCCGCTTCCCGCCGAAGCGCTCGGACCGGGTGGCGTTCTCGCTCACGTCGTCGCGGGTCCCGCTGGATGTCTTCACGGTGGACCTGGGCACGAAGAAGAGCACGCGCTGGACGCGCTCGGAGGTGGGCGGGTTGGATCCCGAGACGTTCGTGGAGCCGGAGCTGGTGCGCTACCCGTCCACGGACGGCGTGAAGGTGCCGGCGCTCCTGTACCTGCCGAAGCACGTGAAGGGGAAGGTGCCCGTGGTGGTGATGTTCCACGGCGGGCCGGAAGGTCAGAGCCGGCCTGGCTTCAGCGCGCAGCTCCAGCTGATGGCGACGGAGCTGGGGATGGCGGTGCTCCTGCCCAACGTGCGCGGCTCGGAGGGGTACGGCAAGGCGTTCCGGGCGATGGACGACGGCGTGAAGCGCGAGCAGAGCCTGGCGGACATCGGGGCCACGCTGGACTTCGTCGCGTCGCGGCCGGAGCTGGACGCGTCGCGGGTGGGCATCTTCGGCGGCTCGTACGGGGGCTACATGACGCTGGCGACGGTGGCGTTCTTCCCGGACCGCGTGAAGGCGGCGGTGGACGTGGTGGGCATCTCGTCGCTGCCGTCGTTCCTCCAGAACACGCAGGCGTACCGGCGGGACCTGCGGCGCGCGGAGTACGGCGATGAGCGCGACCCGGCCGTGCGCAAGGTGCAGGAGCGCATCTCTCCGCTGGGCTCGGTGGACAGGATCCGCGCGGCGCTCTTCGTGCAGCAGGGCGCCAACGACCCGCGCGTGCCCCAGTCGGAGGCGGAGCAGATCGTCCAGGCGGTGCGCAAGAAGGGCTCGGACGTCTGGTACCTGCTGGCCACGGACGAGGGGCACGGGTTCCAGAAGAAGCCGAACCGGGACATGGCCACGACCACGGCGCTGATGTTCTTCGAGAAGCACCTGCTGAGCCCGTCCGAGGGGCAGGCAGGCGGCACTGCGGACGGGAAATAG